In Uranotaenia lowii strain MFRU-FL chromosome 2, ASM2978415v1, whole genome shotgun sequence, one genomic interval encodes:
- the LOC129742524 gene encoding uncharacterized protein K02A2.6-like, whose product MFRDDPPANRAVAAAPAAAAVPVAVPPSFTIEPFDRNRMKWSRWVDRLEFSFTLFGIRGDFRLFMLLHYMGGENYDIVCDKLSPRRPQEQTYAQIVALLEAHFNPVPLEILENFRFKCRKQGDERPEETIDEYLVALRKLAITCNFGDYLNTALRNQFVFGLKDRAIQARLLEVRDLTLDRARDTAVSMELSNKGGREIQLKQGRSEMNFVDHSRSAKATRSNTIKKKKSENMDAGKKKGECFRCGSPDHFANKCPYQNAVCRHCKVSGHLQKVCLKMKKNAKSDAKSVKSDANLLEESQESASEVISLDEVCKLDGVTVSPSPKYWLDVNVNSATIRFEVDTGAPVTIISVKDKEMYFPENAMLPSNLELVSFCDTKIKIRGMLKVSVNYKEKSMLLPLYVSNVKKHPLLGRQWLSVMRVDLNKIAYHDVHTIAAAAVPLKTTPAAVKSLVERYAVLYDESIGKIKGLSVKLCLKPNTNPVYIKARTVPFSLRGAVEKELDKLVSDGVLEKVNHSAWATPVVPVPKANNKVRLCGDYKITVNPNLVVDDHPLPTIEELFANVAGGEKFTKIDLTQAYLQLEVDPDDREVLTLNTHKGLYRPTRLMYGIASAPAIWQRLIEQILNGIPGVTVFLDDIRVTGPNDHVHLQRLEEVLKRLSSYNMRINLEKCHFFANEIEYCGYRIDKDGIHKVDKKIAAIQNMPRPENKEQIRSFVGLVNYYGRFFPNLSTTLYPLNNLLKNDVRFEWSKQCEEAFSKVKQEMQSDKFLVHYDPTLPLVLATDASPYGVGAVLSHVYSDGSERPIQYASQTLNATQQAYKQVDREAYGIIFGVRKFYQYLYGRRFTLLTDNQPLKQIFSDAKGLPKMSALRMQHYATFLQSFNYEIKFRPTGQHYNADAFSRLPLKEKTPENVIEETDYLEINMIETLPLTVEELAKATATDQSVKVLLEGLRNGKTVEPRDRFGVDQQEFTVQKGCVMRGIRVYIPPCLRVKVLAELHSTHFGTNRLKALARGYVWWEKIDQDIEEIVRNCNYCQSTRAEPTKAPTHCWETPTAPFERVHVDFAGPFMNTYFIVLVDAYTKWPEVRILNNITTATTIQICREYFATYGIPSVLVSDRGVQFTSEEFQRFLKMNGVYHKMGAPYHPATNGQVERFVQTFKAKLKSLQCDRSSIHAELCKILLAYRKTIHPATGKSPSMMLFNRQIRSRLDLLIPNSTTEAKKIDGKVRDIAEGARVAARDYLNKEKWKYGVVSEKLGKLHYHIRLDDGRTWKRHIDQIREVGQHLPNKNDQPTPVLIENDPVTETTVPVAIERTTMNTPVTPRVLPSGPKSPTKPPSMPARSTENQVTEVALGPREAAANTGRSHDHQSPRRSGRVIRPPKKLDL is encoded by the coding sequence ATGTTTCGGGACGATCCGCCTGCTAATcgtgctgttgctgctgccccAGCTGCCGCTGCTGTTCCAGTTGCCGTGCCGCCATCTTTCACAATTGAACCATTCGACCGAAATCGAATGAAGTGGTCAAGATGGGTGGACCGACTAGAATTTTCGTTCACCTTGTTCGGCATTCGGGGGGATTTCCGATTGTTTATGTTGCTGCACTATATGGGGGGAGAAAATTACGATATCGTTTGTGACAAATTATCACCCCGAAGACCGCAAGAGCAGACGTATGCTCAAATTGTGGCCCTGCTGGAGGCGCATTTTAATCCTGTGCCGTTGgagattttggaaaatttccgcTTCAAGTGCCGCAAACAAGGAGATGAACGACCGGAAGAGACAATCGACGAGTACTTGGTAGCACTTCGAAAGCTTGCTATCACATGCAATTTCGGCGACTATCTCAACACTGCTTTGCGGAACCAGTTCGTCTTTGGTTTGAAGGATCGTGCCATTCAAGCGCGGCTGCTTGAAGTGCGGGATCTCACTCTGGATCGTGCCCGGGATACTGCGGTTTCAATGGAGCTCTCCAACAAAGGCGGAAGAGAGATCCAATTGAAACAAGGAAGAAGTGAAATGAATTTCGTGGACCATTCTCGCTCTGCGAAAGCCACCCGGTCGAATACAATCAAGAAgaagaaaagtgaaaatatgGATGCCGGGAAGAAGAAAGGTGAATGTTTTCGTTGCGGAAGTCCAGATCATTTCGCAAACAAGTGTCCGTACCAGAATGCGGTGTGCAGGCATTGCAAAGTATCCGGACATCTACAAAAAGTGTGCCTAAAGATGAAGAAGAACGCGAAAAGTGACGCCAAGAGCGTAAAATCGGATGCAAATTTGCTCGAAGAATCACAAGAAAGTGCAAGTGAGGTTATATCCTTGGATGAAGTGTGCAAGTTAGACGGTGTCACCGTGTCACCATCCCCAAAGTATTGGTTGGATGTGAACGTAAATAGTGCTACGATACGGTTTGAAGTGGACACTGGTGCTCCAGTAACAATAATAAGTGTGAAAGACAAAGAAATGTACTTTCCTGAGAATGCGATGCTACCGTCTAACTTGGAGTTAGTGAGTTTTTGTGATACGAAAATTAAAATCCGAGGAATGCTGAAAGTGAGTgtaaattacaaagaaaaatcGATGCTGTTGCCGTTGTACGTTTCGAACGTGAAGAAACATCCGCTGCTGGGACGTCAGTGGTTGTCGGTGATGCGAGTTGATTTGAACAAGATCGCCTACCACGATGTCCATacgattgctgctgctgctgtgccGCTGAAAACAACGCCTGCTGCTGTGAAATCGCTTGTTGAGAGGTATGCTGTTCTCTACGACGAGTCGATTGGAAAGATAAAAGGGTTGTCCGTCAAGCTATGCCTGAAGCCAAATACGAATCCGGTCTACATCAAAGCCAGAACAGTGCCTTTCTCCTTACGTGGTGCTGTTGAGAAGGAGCTCGACAAGTTGGTGAGTGATGGAGTGCTCGAAAAAGTGAACCACAGTGCATGGGCGACTCCCGTGGTTCCAGTCCCAAAGGCCAATAATAAAGTGCGACTCTGCGGTGACTACAAGATTACTGTCAATCCAAATCTGGTAGTTGACGATCATCCGCTGCCGACAATTGAGGAGCTTTTCGCCAATGTTGCTGGAGGCGAGAAGTTCACGAAGATCGACTTGACGCAAGCGTACCTGCAACTGGAAGTTGATCCGGATGATCGAGAAGTGCTGACTCTTAATACACACAAGGGTCTATACCGGCCGACGCGCCTGATGTACGGCATTGCGTCTGCACCTGCGATTTGGCAAAGATTGATCGAGCAAATACTGAATGGAATACCTGGTGTTACCGTGTTCCTGGACGATATTCGGGTTACTGGTCCGAATGATCATGTACATTTGCAACGGCTTGAAGAAGTTCTGAAGCGCCTCAGTTCGTACAACATGCGCATCAACCTGGAGAAGTGCCATTTCTTCGCGAACGAGATTGAATACTGTGGATACAGAATCGACAAAGACGGTATCCACAAGGTTGACAAGAAGATCGCTGCCATTCAGAACATGCCCAGACCGGAGAATAAGGAACAGATTCGCTCGTTCGTTGGACTTGTGAATTATTATGGAAGGTTCTTCCCAAACCTTAGTACGACTCTTTACCCGCTGAATAACCTGTTGAAGAATGACGTCCGTTTCGAGTGGTCGAAGCAATGCGAAGAAGCATTCAGCAAAGTCAAGCAAGAAATGCAGTCCGACAAGTTCCTTGTTCACTACGACCCAACCCTGCCGCTAGTTCTCGCTACTGATGCCTCACCCTATGGTGTCGGTGCGGTACTGAGCCACGTCTATTCCGATGGTTCGGAAAGACCAATCCAATACGCGTCTCAAACGCTCAATGCTACGCAACAGGCCTACAAGCAAGTTGACCGAGAGGCATACGGAATCATTTTTGGAGTTCGCAAGTTTTACCAGTACCTGTACGGGAGGAGATTTACTCTGCTAACAGATAACCAGCCATTGAAGCAGATCTTCTCCGACGCGAAAGGTCTCCCGAAAATGTCTGCCCTGAGAATGCAGCATTATGCTACATTTCTTCAGTCATTCAACTACGAAATCAAGTTCAGGCCTACCGGACAACACTACAATGCCGATGCTTTCTCACGTCTACCGCTGAAGGAGAAAACTCCGGAGAATGTCATCGAAGAGACGGACTACCTGGAAATCAACATGATCGAAACATTACCACTGACCGTAGAGGAGCTCGCTAAAGCTACTGCTACGGACCAGTCTGTGAAAGTACTGCTGGAAGGTTTGCGGAATGGGAAGACCGTCGAACCTAGAGACCGTTTCGGCGTAGATCAACAGGAGTTCACGGTGCAGAAAGGCTGCGTCATGCGAGGGATTCGAGTTTACATTCCTCCGTGCTTGCGAGTGAAAGTGCTTGCCGAACTACACTCTACACACTTCGGCACAAATCGATTGAAGGCTCTCGCTCGAGGATACGTGTGGTGGGAAAAGATCGACCAAGACATCGAGGAGATCGTGCGCAACTGCAACTACTGTCAGTCCACCAGGGCTGAACCCACCAAAGCGCCGACGCACTGCTGGGAAACACCGACTGCACCATTCGAACGAGTTCACGTCGATTTTGCTGGTCCGTTCATGAACACATACTTTATTGTGCTTGTGGACGCCTACACGAAATGGCCTGAGGTGCGTATACTGAATAACATTACTACTGCTACTACCATCCAAATCTGTCGTGAATACTTCGCAACGTACGGAATTCCATCCGTCCTGGTGAGCGACCGTGGAGTTCAATTCACGTCCGAGGAGTTTCAaaggtttttgaaaatgaatggaGTCTATCACAAGATGGGTGCACCGTATCATCCTGCGACGAACGGTCAAGTCGAAAGATTCGTTCAGACATTCAAAGCGAAGTTGAAGAGTTTGCAGTGTGACAGATCATCGATACATGCTGAGTTGTGCAAGATTTTGCTGGCCTACCggaagacgatacacccagcaaCTGGTAAATCGCCTTCGATGATGCTGTTCAACCGACAGATACGATCTCGTTTGGATTTGCTGATTCCAAATTCAACAACCGAAGCCAAGAAGATCGATGGTAAGGTGCGCGACATCGCTGAGGGGGCGAGAGTTGCGGCCAGAGATTACCTCAACAAGGAGAAATGGAAATACGGTGTGGTTTCTGAAAAACTTGGAAAACTGCACTATCATATTCGACTCGATGATGGGAGAACCTGGAAACGCCACATAGACCAAATCCGAGAAGTAGGACAACATCTGCCGAACAAAAACGATCAACCTACACCTGTGTTGATTGAGAACGATCCTGTTACCGAGACAACAGTACCTGTGGCCATCGAGCGAACTACCATGAACACACCTGTGACTCCAAGAGTACTGCCGTCGGGTCCGAAGTCTCCTACCAAGCCACCATCCATGCCAGCTAGGTCTACAGAGAATCAAGTCACCGAAGTCGCCTTGGGTCCAAGAGAAGCTGCTGCCAACACTGGTCGTAGCCACGATCACCAATCACCAAGACGTTCGGGACGGGTCATCCGACCACCGAAGAAGCTGGATTTGTGA
- the LOC129747964 gene encoding 39S ribosomal protein L14, mitochondrial, protein MFPHNLLRAMHRVPLVTYVTQSQQLHTTPACNEIRKLARLRVVDNSEIGKRAMAEGKPPKCIHVYNKQMVGKIGDKVLVAIKGQKKKAILVGCRQRQQPKIPKFDSNNIVLIDDNGTPLGTRIHVPIPTLLRTILKEKTQAKGADYTKLLGIASRFV, encoded by the coding sequence ATGTTTCCGCACAATCTGCTGCGCGCTATGCACCGTGTTCCACTGGTTACTTATGTAACCCAAAGTCAACAGCTACACACAACGCCGGCATGCAATGAAATCCGGAAGCTGGCTCGGCTCCGTGTTGTTGATAACAGTGAAATCGGTAAAAGGGCCATGGCGGAAGGCAAACCACCAAAATGCATACATGTCTACAACAAACAAATGGTGGGCAAAATTGGCGACAAGGTGTTGGTAGCCATCAAGGGTCAGAAGAAGAAAGCAATTCTGGTTGGATGTCGGCAGCGCCAGCAGCCCAAGATTCCCAAGTTCGACAGCAACAATATTGTGCTCATCGATGACAACGGCACTCCGCTTGGGACACGTATTCATGTTCCTATTCCGACTCTTCTAAGAACAATCCTGAAAGAGAAAACTCAGGCGAAGGGTGCAGATTACACTAAACTGTTGGGAATTGCCAGTAGATTTGTCTAA
- the LOC129745649 gene encoding probable ATP-dependent RNA helicase DDX56: MLKDLSNMPNSDENKTLNFHQMELDDRILKAIAKLGWLQPTLIQEKAIPLLLEGKDVLVRARTGSGKTAAFSVPIIQKILTGKQAAEEQQTSVIILAPSKDLCHQITKVIENLTVKCGRLVRCVDLSTKVEKAALKHMLAERPDIVVSTPAKLLAQLREGTLNVKDSLKTLIIDEADLMFSFGFENDLKTVLDFLPSVHQSILASATLEKDVVELKKIVLHNPVILKLEEPEMAPASQLAHFHILAEEADKAAVLYTLFKLLLIKGKSIVFVNSIDRCYRLKLFLEQFSIRSCILNSELPAKIRCHTVNQFNQGLYDIIIASDELHVLDPTVIEKRANKKKQLKQLSKQIESESGVARGIDFQHVSNVINFDFPKDINSYIHRAGRTARGNNTGSVLSFVSMEEKELMDCVNEHLSIGSESDEKVLKNYQFKMEEVEPFRYRARDAWRAVTKLSIREARIKEIKMEMFNSEKLKGFFEENPRDLQALRHDRTLHTVKLQEHLADVPEYIVPYSLKHVTGIVTKKKKSFVPRKRKSDSKADNPLMVEGMDYGKQRRV, encoded by the exons atgttaaaaGATTTATCAAATATGCCTAACAGTGACGAAAATAAAACACTCAATTTCCATCAGATGGAATTAGACGATCGGATATTAAAG GCAATCGCAAAGCTTGGATGGCTACAGCCAACTCTAATTCAAGAAAAAGCTATTCCCCTTCTGCTGGAAGGAAAAGATGTATTGGTCCGAGCCCGCACCGGTTCTGGGAAAACAGCTGCTTTTTCAGTTCCAATAATACAGAAGATTCTAACCGGAAAACAGGCTGCTGAGGAGCAGCAAACATCGGTAATTATATTGGCTCCCAGCAAAGATTTGTGTCATCAGATTACTAAAGTAATCGAGAACTTGACAGTGAAATGTGGCCGACTGGTACGGTGTGTGGATCTATCGACCAAAGTTGAAAAAGCAGCCCTTAAACACATGCTAGCTGAAAGACCCGATATTGTGGTTTCGACTCCTGCAAAATTGCTAGCACAGCTTCGAGAAGGAACGCTGAACGTGAAGGATagtttaaaaactttgataattGATGAAGCGGATTTAATGTTCTCATTTGGGTTTGAAAACGACTTGAAGACGGTGCTCGATTTTTTACCTAGCGTACATCAATCGATCCTCGCATCAGCCACACTTGAAAAAGATGTAGTGGAGCTAAAGAAAATAGTCCTCCACAATCCtgttattttgaaattggaaGAACCAGAAATGGCCCCTGCCTCACAGCTGGCCCACTTTCACATTCTCGCAGAAGAAGCAGATAAAGCTGCCGTTTTATATACATTGTTCAAATTGCTGCTCATCAAAGGAAAAAGCATCGTTTTTGTAAATTCCATCGATCGGTGTTACAG gTTGAAATTGTTCTTAGAACAATTCAGTATACGATCATGCATTCTTAATTCAGAACTCCCCGCCAAGATCCGGTGCCACACCGTAAACCAGTTTAATCAG GGCTTGTATGATATTATCATCGCATCGGACGAGTTACATGTGCTGGATCCCACAGTTATCGAGAAACGCGCCAACAAAAAGAAACAACTCAAACAGCTTAGTAAACAAATTGAATCGGAATCCGGAGTGGCCCGTGGCATTGATTTCCAACATGTTTCtaatgtgataaattttgacttTCCAAAAGACATAAATTCTTACATTCACCGTGCTGGGCGGACAGCTCGAGGTAACAATACCGGTAGCGTGTTGTCGTTTGTAAGCATGGAGGAGAAAGAACTCATGGACTGTGTGAATGAGCATTTGAGCATAGGATCAGAAAGCGATGAAAAAGTTCTCAA GAACTATCAGTTCAAAATGGAAGAAGTTGAGCCTTTCAGATACAGAGCACGCGATGCATGGCGGGCAGTCACAAAACTATCTATTCGAGAAGCTCGaataaaggaaataaaaatggaaatgttCAACTCAGAAAAACTCAAG GGTTTCTTCGAGGAAAACCCCAGAGATTTGCAGGCTCTTCGGCATGATCGTACCCTGCACACCGTCAAATTACAAGAACATCTAGCCGATGTTCCCGAATACATTGTACCGTATTCTTTAAAGCACGTCACCGGAATAGTTACAAAGAAAAAGAAGTCCTTCGTTCCGCGAAAACGTAAATCGGATAGTAAAGCCGATAATCCACTGATGGTCGAAGGAATGGACTACGGCAAACAAAGGCGTGTgtaa
- the LOC129746422 gene encoding uncharacterized protein LOC129746422 codes for MVNSFESIKQQAKAITETSSDRINRLNNPLKQNLKLCYRCGLSGHFATDLECPARKEKCEKCHKLGHYAKVCQSRLNTKRRYGSPAAHHPAKKYRYGNVRAIVSKENGHTEPDSFIFNIGDGDEFLWTKIGGVLVQVLIDSGSSKNIIDDTTWEYMRRQDVKSWIPRYVPNTTLRGYGREAKPLKIIHVFEAIISVESGTNNCKTTAMFYVVEGGLQSLLGKETAIRLGVLKLGLANLENSINAVAPELKRPFPKIKNVQVRIPVNVNIPPVVQRVRRPPIALLSRIEEKLEQLLTTDIIEPVSGPSPWVSPLVTIVKDNGDLRLCVDMRRANQAILREHHMMPTFEDFLPLFKSSRYFSRLDIKDAFHQVSNLK; via the exons ATGGTCAACTCATTTGAATCCATAAAACAGCAGGCAAAAGCAATCACGGAAACTTCTTCTGATCGTATCAACAGACTTAATAATCCACTTAAACAAAATCTTAAGCTATGTTATCGCTGTGGGTTATCGGGTCATTTTGCAACCGACCTTGAATGTCCAGCTCGTAAAGAAAAATGTGAGAAGTGTCACAAATTGGGTCATTATGCGAAAGTATGTCAATCGAGATTGAATACCAAACGACGTTACGGAAGTCCAGCCGCGCATCATCCTGCTAAGAAATATAGGTATGGAAATGTACGCGCTATTGTGTCGAAAGAAAATGGTCACACTGAACCAGATAGTTTTATCTTCAACATCGGTGACGGTGACGAGTTTTTATGGACGAAAATTGGCGGAGTTTTAGTCCAG gttttgatCGACTCTGGTagttcaaaaaacataattgacGATACTACCTGGGAGTATATGAGAAGACAAGATGTTAAAAGTTGGATTCCACGATATGTTCCCAATACTACACTGCGAGGGTACGGACGCGAAGCCAAACCTCTAAAAATTATACATGTGTTTGAAGCAATAATTTCAGTAGAATCTGGTACGAATAATTGCAAAACAACAGCTATGTTTTATGTTGTGGAAGGTGGATTACAGTCACTGCTAGGAAAGGAAACAGCGATTCGCCTGGGAGTGTTGAAACTCGGATTGGCCAATTTGGAAAACTCTATCAACGCAGTGGCACCGGAGTTAAAACGACCATTTCCAAAAATTAAGAACGTTCAAGTTAGGATTCCAGTAAATGTAAATATTCCTCCAGTTGTACAACGTGTACGTCGTCCTCCAATCGCTTTACTTAGTCGGATTGAAGAGAAATTAGAGCAACTTCTGACAACCGATATAATCGAACCTGTATCAGGACCATCACCTTGGGTTTCACCACTGGTAACTATTGTAAAAGATAACGGTGATTTGCGCCTTTGCGTAGATATGCGACGAGCTAATCAGGCCATCTTGAGAGAGCATCATATGATGCCTACATTCGAGGACTTCTTGCCACTTTTCAAATCATCTCGATACTTTAGCCGATTAGATATTAAAGATGCTTTTCATCAGGTAAgcaatctaaaataa
- the LOC129742525 gene encoding uncharacterized protein LOC129742525 has protein sequence MGPPTAGTSSAAAVPASFTFEPFNAATSKFDRWLERLEISFRIFKVQDNDRRDYLLHYMGAATYDILCSKLKTEAAETKSYKQIGDLLKRHFNPEPLEILENFKFSRRNQHDQESLSDFLTDLEKLAQTCNFGDHLDTALRNQFVFGLSNRVIQSRLLEVRDLTLAKAKDIAFGMEMSQRGTNEMKGLVPTSAVQQIEHGKRKFKKSNVPRQPVSPTTSKDKPSASLEGGAKCYRCGDSKHFANTCKYQSTKCRACGKKGHLAKVCQSSKQSSSRTKTDAHHIEETVLVKDILHLRSTLGFADKFLLDLLVNGRKLTFELDTGSPVSLISARDKRCYFKDVTLQPTDTKLDGIGKIVGVQASLNIRPDSSAVYMKARPVAFAVRDAIDREIDRLVADGVWEKVERSEWATPVVPVLKTGGRVRLCGDYKITINPCLLVDDHPLPTVEELFASVAGGEKFSKLDLSQAYLQLEVRPEDRELLTLSTHRGLFRPTRLMYGVASAPAVFQRLMEQILQGIPGVTVFIDDVRISGPDDKTHLLRLGEVLQRIEKHVLATDASPYGVGAVLSHQFPDGTERPLQYASQTLTQTQQRYSQVDKEAYAIIFGIPREYVNANKWEFGRIMQRLGKLHYLVELDDGRKWKRHIDQLRSVGSGVQSSSTNEFFDRGENVDDNVAITTHASKNDLYDIPDLDNNVAHPGQFSSSAAEPVTDPGEHTESKRLVFPAGASAGEGLRRSVRTIKPPQRLDL, from the exons ATGGGTCCCCCTACTGCCGGTACATCTTCTGCTGCTGCGGTGCCGGCAAGCTTTACATTCGAGCCGTTCAATGCCGCAACATCCAAATTCGATCGATGGTTGGAGCGGCTTGAGATTTCTTTCCGGATTTTCAAGGTGCAAGACAACGACCGGCGCGACTATTTGCTACATTATATGGGAGCTGCTACCTACGACATCCTTTGTAGCAAGCTCAAAACCGAAGCTGCCGAAACGAAAAGCTACAAGCAGATTGGAGACCTGCTGAAACGCCATTTCAATCCGGAACCATTGgaaattctggaaaatttcaAGTTCAGCCGTCGGAATCAGCACGACCAGGAATCACTTAGTGACTTCCTGACGGACCTCGAGAAGCTGGCCCAAACTTGCAACTTTGGGGATCATCTGGATACTGCTCTTCGCAACCAGTTCGTTTTCGGGTTGTCCAACCGGGTAATCCAGTCACGTCTTCTGGAAGTCCGTGACCTTACGCTTGCCAAAGCTAAAGACATTGCTTTTGGCATGGAAATGTCCCAACGGGGAACCAACGAGATGAAGGGTTTGGTTCCAACTTCTGCTGTCCAACAAATCGAGCACGGGAAGaggaaattcaaaaagtcaaatGTTCCTCGCCAGCCGGTTTCCCCAACAACATCCAAGGACAAACCGTCAGCCAGCCTAGAAGGAGGTGCCAAATGCTACCGTTGTGGCGATTCGAAACATTTCGCCAACACTTGCAAATATCAGTCCACCAAATGTAGAGCTTGCGGCAAGAAGGGACACTTGGCCAAGGTGTGTCAATCATCGAAGCAAAGTTCCAGTAGAACCAAGACGGATGCACACCACATCGAAGAAACTGTGTTGGTTAAAGATATTCTCCACCTGCGAAGTACTCTGGGTTTCGCTGATAAGTTTCTGCTGGATCTGCTGGTCAACGGGAGGAAGTTGACATTCGAGTTGGACACTGGTTCACCTGTTTCTTTGATTAGTGCCCGGGATAAGAGATGTTATTTCAAGGACGTGACGCTACAACCGACAGATACTAAATTG GACGGTATCGGGAAAATTGTCGGAGTTCAAGCGTCGCTTAACATTCGTCCTGATTCAAGTGCAGTCTACATGAAGGCGCGTCCGGTTGCGTTCGCGGTACGTGATGCAATTGATCGAGAAATTGATAGGCTAGTAGCAGATGGGGTTTGGGAGAAAGTTGAGCGTTCCGAGTGGGCAACACCTGTTGTACCAGTACTCAAGACAGGTGGTAGAGTTAGACTTTGCGGTGATTATAAAATCACAATTAATCCTTGCTTATTGGTCGACGACCATCCGTTACCAACAGTAGAAGAACTGTTTGCTTCTGTAGCAGGAGGAGAAAAGTTTTCTAAGTTAGATTTATCACAAGCATACTTGCAGTTGGAGGTTCGCCCCGAGGATCGGGAACTTCTTACTCTTTCTACTCACAGGGGATTATTCCGCCCAACGCGTTTAATGTACGGTGTGGCCTCCGCGCCTGCTGTATTCCAAAGATTAATGGAGCAAATATTGCAAGGAATTCCGGGGGTGACCGTGTTTATTGATGATGTTCGCATTAGTGGTCCTGACGACAAAACGCATCTACTTAGATTGGGAGAAGTTCTTCAGCGTATTGAAAAGCATG TTTTAGCTACTGATGCATCGCCATACGGGGTCGGTGCGGTTCTCAGTCATCAGTTTCCTGATGGGACTGAGCGACCACTGCAATACGCGTCACAAACACTTACGCAAACACAACAGCGATACTCTCAAGTGGACAAGGAGGCGTATGCTATCATATTTGGCATTC CTAGGGAATACGTTAACGCGAACAAGTGGGAATTCGGTAGAATTATGCAACGTTTAGGCAAGCTACATTACTTAGTTGAGTTGGACGACGGTCGTAAATGGAAACGTCACATAGATCAGTTACGCAGCGTTGGTTCAGGGGTACAGAGCTCTTCAACGAACGAATTTTTTGATCGCGGTGAAAATGTTGATGATAATGTCGCAATAACAACCCATGCTAGTAAAAATGACCTTTATGACATTCCTGATCTTGATAATAACGTTGCTCATCCTGGACAATTTAGTAGTTCTGCAGCTGAACCAGTGACCGATCCGGGTGAACATACTGAGTCCAAGCGACTGGTGTTTCCTGCAGGTGCTTCAGCGGGCGAAGGATTGCGACGTTCGGTGAGGACTATCAAACCACCACAGCGACTGGATCTCTAG